In Chromobacterium rhizoryzae, one genomic interval encodes:
- a CDS encoding YiiD C-terminal domain-containing protein — protein sequence MSPQALEDYLHQHIPLSAAMAVRVAEASGERVILSAPLAPNINHRATVFGGSASAVAILAAWCLVFMRLRERGLAGRVIIHGNDMRYDKPIAADFLARAAAPDAADWDKLERALRRGRMGRLRLAVALECGGEAVGGLNGEFVVLPGEGDSLH from the coding sequence ATGAGTCCACAGGCGCTTGAAGACTACCTCCATCAACACATCCCGCTGTCCGCCGCGATGGCGGTCCGCGTGGCCGAGGCCAGCGGCGAACGGGTGATCCTGAGCGCGCCGCTGGCGCCCAATATCAACCACCGCGCCACCGTGTTCGGCGGCAGCGCCTCGGCGGTGGCCATCCTCGCCGCCTGGTGCCTGGTGTTCATGCGCTTGCGCGAGCGCGGCCTGGCCGGCCGCGTCATCATTCACGGCAACGACATGCGCTACGACAAGCCCATCGCCGCCGACTTCCTCGCCCGCGCCGCCGCGCCGGACGCCGCCGACTGGGACAAGCTGGAGCGGGCTTTGCGGCGCGGACGCATGGGGCGCTTGCGGCTTGCCGTGGCGCTGGAGTGCGGCGGCGAAGCGGTGGGCGGCCTGAACGGCGAGTTCGTGGTGCTGCCCGGCGAAGGAGATTCCCTGCACTGA
- the puuE gene encoding allantoinase PuuE translates to MQADYPRDLIGYGRDLPEANWPGAARIAVQFVLNYEEGGESCVLHGDAGSEQFLSEIIGAAAYPARHLSMESIYEYGSRAGVWRILREFERRGLPLTVFGVGMALERHPELAGALAELGHEIAGHGYRWLHYQQVDEAVEREHMRRCVEAIRRLTGQRPSGWYTGRDSPNTRRLVADDGGFLYDSDYYGDDLPFWTLVRRSDGGEQPHLIVPYALDTNDMRFATAQGFNTGEHFFSYLKDAFDVLYAEGADRPRMLSVGLHCRLIGRPGRFAGLCRFLDYLERHPRVWICRRLDIARHWRETHPFTGERPCP, encoded by the coding sequence ATGCAGGCGGATTATCCACGCGATTTGATCGGCTACGGCCGCGATCTGCCGGAGGCCAATTGGCCGGGCGCGGCGCGCATCGCCGTGCAGTTCGTGCTCAATTACGAGGAAGGCGGCGAGAGTTGCGTGTTGCACGGCGACGCCGGCTCCGAGCAGTTCTTGTCGGAAATCATCGGCGCGGCGGCCTACCCGGCGCGGCATCTGTCGATGGAGTCGATTTACGAGTACGGCTCGCGCGCCGGGGTGTGGCGCATTCTGCGCGAGTTTGAGCGGCGCGGCCTGCCCTTGACGGTGTTCGGCGTCGGCATGGCTTTGGAGCGGCATCCGGAGCTGGCCGGCGCGCTGGCGGAACTGGGCCACGAGATCGCCGGCCACGGCTATCGCTGGCTGCATTATCAGCAGGTGGACGAAGCGGTGGAGCGCGAGCACATGCGGCGCTGCGTGGAAGCGATCCGGCGTTTGACCGGCCAGCGTCCGTCCGGCTGGTACACCGGCCGCGACAGCCCCAATACGCGCCGGCTGGTGGCGGACGACGGCGGCTTTCTCTACGACTCCGATTACTACGGCGACGATTTGCCGTTCTGGACCCTGGTGCGACGCAGCGACGGCGGCGAGCAGCCGCATCTGATCGTGCCTTATGCGCTGGACACCAACGATATGCGCTTCGCCACCGCGCAGGGCTTCAATACCGGCGAGCATTTTTTCAGTTATCTGAAAGACGCGTTCGACGTGCTTTACGCCGAAGGGGCGGACAGGCCGCGCATGTTGTCGGTGGGCCTGCATTGCCGCTTGATCGGCCGGCCCGGCCGCTTTGCCGGCCTGTGTCGTTTTCTCGATTATCTGGAGCGTCATCCGCGGGTATGGATCTGCCGGCGGCTGGACATCGCCCGGCATTGGCGGGAGACGCATCCTTTCACCGGAGAGCGGCCATGTCCTTGA
- the uraD gene encoding 2-oxo-4-hydroxy-4-carboxy-5-ureidoimidazoline decarboxylase, which yields MSLTLERINALPTEQFVAALGGVFEHSPWVAAQAAGLRPFASVADLHGCMRRQVEEAGAGAQLKLIRAHPELAGKAALRGELTAESAAEQGGAGLDQCSPQELELLRRLNADYRARFGFPFILAVRGYGRAGVIAEFQRRLAAEPEAERLACLQQIYRIAGLRLAELISS from the coding sequence ATGTCCTTGACGCTGGAACGCATCAACGCCCTGCCGACGGAGCAGTTCGTCGCTGCGCTGGGCGGCGTTTTCGAACACTCGCCGTGGGTGGCGGCGCAGGCGGCCGGCCTGAGGCCGTTCGCCAGCGTGGCGGACCTGCACGGCTGCATGCGGCGGCAGGTGGAGGAGGCGGGCGCGGGGGCGCAATTGAAACTGATCCGCGCCCACCCGGAGCTGGCCGGCAAGGCCGCGCTGCGCGGGGAGTTGACCGCCGAGTCCGCCGCCGAGCAAGGCGGCGCCGGCCTGGATCAGTGTTCGCCGCAGGAACTGGAGTTGTTGCGGCGGCTGAACGCCGACTACCGGGCCCGTTTCGGTTTTCCCTTCATCCTGGCGGTGCGCGGCTATGGGCGCGCCGGCGTCATCGCCGAGTTCCAGCGGCGGCTGGCTGCGGAGCCGGAGGCGGAACGGCTGGCCTGTTTGCAGCAAATCTATCGGATCGCCGGCCTGCGCTTGGCCGAACTGATTTCTTCCTGA
- a CDS encoding YcnI family copper-binding membrane protein, which produces MKKIALLALLAASGSALAHVTLETPTAASGGYYKGVLKIGHGCNGSPTTAISVEMPEGVRLAQPMPKAGWEVEVSKSAVKPFDNYGRKVSEDVSRITWKGGKLPSNFYDEFVFQAKIAAQPGKLYFKVKQLCEQGETNWADIPAPGQDAHDLKSPAAELTVTAGAAGHHH; this is translated from the coding sequence ATGAAAAAGATCGCCCTGCTGGCCTTGCTGGCCGCTTCCGGCTCCGCCCTCGCCCACGTCACCCTGGAAACGCCCACCGCCGCCAGCGGCGGCTATTACAAGGGCGTGCTGAAAATCGGCCATGGCTGCAACGGCAGCCCCACCACCGCCATCAGCGTGGAAATGCCGGAGGGCGTGCGTCTGGCGCAGCCGATGCCGAAAGCCGGCTGGGAGGTGGAGGTGAGCAAGAGCGCGGTCAAGCCTTTCGACAATTACGGCCGCAAGGTGAGCGAGGATGTGAGCCGCATCACCTGGAAGGGCGGCAAGCTGCCGTCCAATTTCTACGATGAGTTCGTATTCCAGGCCAAGATCGCCGCCCAGCCGGGCAAGCTCTACTTCAAGGTGAAACAGCTGTGCGAACAGGGCGAAACCAATTGGGCGGACATTCCGGCCCCCGGCCAGGACGCCCATGACTTGAAAAGCCCGGCGGCGGAGCTGACGGTGACCGCCGGCGCGGCCGGCCATCATCATTAA
- a CDS encoding prolyl oligopeptidase family serine peptidase produces the protein MMVRALSTAALMMLSTHDCAAGGYSGLGAASVSAEEVARYRAAPLPAELSRKVQNMLDLRAPGAGVLSPDGKALYFSWRVTGVPQVWRLDGPQRFPVQLTGGEDATLIQDVSPDGRWLVLSRDRKGEENPGLYLQAAAGGALREVQHKPGVQTQFQFLSKDGQWLYYRSNDERADSYTLYRYRLADGRRERLFGERGAWSIADHRDDGRLLLQKTLSNASAEFYLWTPDGKALQPLLGQGEAVDYRMDFGLRDGEYLVRSNKFGEYHRLYLWSAGVFQALTPEARGDVENLNIDHERGRVYYTLSQDGYGKALALDGRRGYRALKLPAFPGAAQVNVVNLSRDGRYVNFSVETDTAPASSHVWDSKRGKLSQWLLPSAPELDTRGFAKVSLESYPARDGTPIPMFVRRPTRCAATPCPVVVHFHGGPESQSRAGFLPQAQLFVDAGFIYVQPNVRGSVGYGKSWLDSDNGPRRLQVLSDIEDAARYIRSQWGADGVAPKIGVMGGSYGGYSTLAAMTIFAGAYDAGVSNVGIANLVSFLQNTAPYRRALRAAEYGDLERDRAALEQLSPINHIDKLRDPLLIIQGVSDPRVPVGEALQMYRAMAGKGVDGGLILFPDEGHGAAKRENQVLQLGHSLWFFQRHLLGQNEGGGAKAGRAESGEQHESTGA, from the coding sequence ATGATGGTCCGTGCCTTATCCACCGCAGCGTTGATGATGTTGTCCACTCATGACTGTGCCGCCGGCGGCTACAGCGGCCTTGGCGCCGCCAGCGTCAGCGCGGAGGAGGTGGCGCGCTACCGCGCCGCGCCCTTGCCGGCGGAGCTGAGCCGCAAAGTGCAGAATATGCTGGACCTGCGCGCGCCCGGCGCCGGCGTGCTGTCCCCGGACGGCAAGGCCTTGTATTTCAGCTGGCGCGTCACCGGCGTGCCGCAGGTCTGGAGGCTGGACGGTCCGCAACGCTTTCCGGTGCAGCTTACCGGCGGCGAAGACGCCACCCTGATCCAGGACGTCAGTCCGGACGGGCGCTGGCTGGTGCTCAGCCGCGACCGCAAGGGCGAGGAAAATCCCGGCCTCTATCTGCAAGCCGCCGCCGGCGGCGCGCTGCGCGAAGTCCAGCACAAGCCCGGCGTGCAGACCCAGTTCCAGTTTCTCAGCAAGGACGGCCAATGGCTGTACTACCGCAGCAACGACGAGCGGGCCGACAGCTACACCCTGTATCGCTATCGGCTGGCCGACGGCCGCCGCGAGCGTCTGTTCGGCGAGCGCGGGGCCTGGAGCATCGCCGACCACCGCGACGACGGCCGTCTATTGCTGCAAAAGACGCTGAGCAACGCCAGCGCGGAATTCTATTTATGGACGCCGGACGGCAAAGCCTTGCAGCCGCTGCTGGGCCAGGGCGAGGCCGTCGACTATCGGATGGACTTCGGCCTGCGCGACGGCGAATACCTGGTGCGCAGCAATAAGTTCGGCGAATACCACCGTCTTTATCTGTGGAGCGCCGGCGTTTTCCAGGCGCTGACGCCGGAAGCGCGCGGCGACGTGGAAAACCTCAACATCGACCATGAGCGGGGCCGCGTCTACTACACCCTGAGCCAGGATGGTTACGGCAAGGCCTTGGCGCTGGACGGCCGCCGCGGCTATCGCGCGCTGAAGCTGCCGGCTTTTCCCGGCGCGGCCCAGGTCAACGTCGTCAACCTCAGCCGCGACGGCCGCTACGTCAACTTCAGCGTGGAAACCGACACTGCGCCGGCCAGCAGCCATGTTTGGGACAGCAAGCGCGGCAAACTCAGCCAGTGGCTGTTGCCGTCCGCGCCGGAACTGGATACCCGGGGCTTCGCCAAGGTCAGCCTGGAAAGCTACCCGGCGCGCGACGGCACGCCGATTCCGATGTTCGTGCGCCGGCCGACGCGCTGCGCGGCCACGCCCTGCCCGGTGGTGGTCCACTTTCACGGCGGGCCGGAGAGCCAGAGCCGGGCCGGCTTCTTGCCGCAGGCCCAGTTATTCGTCGATGCCGGCTTCATCTACGTGCAGCCCAATGTGCGCGGCTCCGTCGGCTACGGCAAGAGCTGGCTGGACAGCGACAACGGTCCGCGCCGGCTGCAAGTGCTGTCCGATATCGAAGACGCCGCGCGCTACATCCGCAGCCAGTGGGGCGCGGACGGCGTGGCGCCCAAGATCGGCGTGATGGGCGGCAGCTACGGCGGCTATTCCACGCTGGCGGCGATGACCATCTTCGCCGGCGCCTACGACGCCGGCGTGTCCAATGTCGGCATCGCCAACCTGGTCAGCTTCCTGCAAAACACCGCGCCCTACCGCCGCGCGCTGCGCGCCGCCGAATACGGCGACCTGGAGCGCGACCGCGCCGCGCTGGAGCAATTGTCGCCCATCAATCACATCGACAAGCTGCGCGATCCGCTGCTGATCATCCAGGGCGTCAGCGACCCGCGGGTGCCGGTGGGCGAGGCGCTGCAAATGTACCGCGCGATGGCCGGCAAGGGCGTGGACGGCGGCCTGATCCTGTTCCCGGACGAAGGCCACGGCGCGGCCAAACGGGAAAACCAGGTGCTGCAACTGGGCCATAGCCTGTGGTTTTTCCAGCGCCACCTCTTGGGGCAGAATGAGGGCGGCGGCGCCAAAGCCGGGCGCGCCGAATCGGGAGAACAACATGAGTCCACAGGCGCTTGA
- a CDS encoding LPS-assembly lipoprotein LptE, whose product MRLSLQWLWLALLALTLSACGFHLRGLGGPMKPLPFASMYFDGGNTAVAGDVRTVLARDPRLQVLGNPKQAEAVVTILSENQSKDILTLNVGGKINEYQLTYTAVVRTVLFGVPVEPDMTVVVRRSMNYSDSAILGKEQEEALIWADARRDAAEQIVRRLAYLKKPAAAPLTGPQSLKPADAQPKP is encoded by the coding sequence CTGCTGGCCCTTACGCTGAGCGCCTGCGGCTTCCACCTGCGCGGTCTGGGCGGCCCGATGAAGCCGCTGCCGTTCGCCTCGATGTATTTCGACGGCGGCAACACCGCGGTGGCCGGCGACGTACGCACCGTGCTGGCGCGCGACCCGCGTCTGCAAGTGCTGGGCAATCCCAAGCAGGCCGAGGCGGTGGTGACCATCCTCAGCGAAAATCAGTCCAAGGACATCCTGACCCTGAACGTGGGCGGCAAGATCAACGAGTACCAGCTGACTTACACCGCCGTGGTGCGCACAGTGCTGTTCGGCGTGCCGGTGGAGCCGGACATGACGGTGGTCGTGCGCCGCAGCATGAACTACTCCGACAGCGCCATCCTCGGCAAGGAGCAGGAAGAAGCGCTGATCTGGGCCGATGCCCGCCGCGACGCGGCCGAGCAGATCGTGCGCCGGCTGGCCTATCTGAAAAAGCCGGCCGCCGCGCCGCTGACCGGCCCGCAAAGCCTGAAGCCCGCCGATGCCCAGCCTAAGCCCTGA
- a CDS encoding GntR family transcriptional regulator: MLHSANGTPAAAPRASTLVGDGAPSNDADRLYWEIFDAVIDQRLLPGVKLTEAVLCDAFQCSRSSARSALAQLAHDKIVDILPNRGAFVAKPDEKETRDVFEARRMVEAAILDKLLALPDLAERLPPMRRMVADERAAFERGDRVSWIRLSNAFHVQLARLADNEVLTELMHGLCSRTSLIIALYDVPGRSACSFDEHEAILARLEAGDRAGAAAAMHHHLEDCERRMKVETHPHLDPWTVFNLKR, encoded by the coding sequence ATGTTGCATTCCGCTAACGGAACGCCGGCCGCGGCGCCCAGAGCGTCCACCTTGGTGGGCGACGGCGCGCCGAGCAATGACGCCGATCGCTTGTACTGGGAAATCTTCGACGCGGTGATAGACCAGCGCTTATTGCCGGGGGTCAAGCTGACCGAGGCGGTGCTGTGCGACGCCTTCCAGTGCTCGCGCAGCAGCGCCCGCAGCGCGCTGGCCCAGCTGGCGCACGACAAGATCGTCGACATCCTGCCCAACCGCGGCGCTTTCGTCGCCAAGCCGGACGAGAAGGAAACCCGCGATGTGTTCGAGGCGCGGCGCATGGTGGAGGCGGCGATTCTGGACAAGCTGCTGGCCTTGCCCGATCTGGCCGAGCGCCTGCCGCCGATGCGGCGCATGGTGGCCGACGAGCGCGCCGCCTTCGAGCGCGGCGACCGGGTCAGCTGGATCCGTCTGTCCAACGCCTTCCATGTGCAATTGGCGCGGCTGGCCGACAACGAGGTGTTGACCGAGTTGATGCACGGCCTGTGTTCGCGCACTTCGCTGATCATCGCTTTGTACGATGTGCCCGGCCGCAGCGCTTGTTCCTTCGACGAGCATGAGGCGATTCTGGCGCGGCTGGAGGCGGGGGACCGCGCCGGCGCGGCGGCGGCGATGCACCATCATCTGGAGGATTGCGAGCGGCGGATGAAGGTGGAAACCCACCCCCATTTGGACCCGTGGACGGTGTTCAATCTTAAGCGCTGA
- the alc gene encoding allantoicase, producing the protein MALVNHPAGTALHAPAVEVPEFARRYANLAAADFGARVLACSDQWFAAAERMLQASEPVFIVGEFDDHGKWMDGWETRRRRNGGYDHAVIKLGLPGVIKGLDIDTSHFSGNYPPAASVDACRSAGDPDEDSEWVEILPATSLGASAHHFIAIDDARDWTHLRLNIYPDGGVARFRVYGQPACDWARQDPAALHEVSALEKGGRIVAYNDAHFGVPFRLIMPGRGVNMGDGWETRRRREPGNDWCIVELGHAALVDSIEVDTAHFKGNYPDRVSVQAAYVRQGTDQSIVTQAMFWEHLLPEQKTEMDRQHFYDKTMLRDLGAVTHVRLNIFPDGGVSRLRIWGRLAD; encoded by the coding sequence ATGGCGCTTGTCAATCACCCGGCGGGAACGGCGCTGCACGCCCCGGCGGTCGAGGTGCCGGAGTTCGCCCGGCGTTACGCCAATCTGGCCGCGGCGGATTTCGGCGCCAGGGTCCTGGCCTGTTCCGATCAGTGGTTCGCCGCGGCGGAACGGATGCTGCAAGCGTCCGAGCCGGTGTTCATCGTCGGTGAGTTCGACGATCACGGCAAATGGATGGACGGCTGGGAAACCCGCCGCCGCCGCAACGGCGGCTACGACCACGCGGTGATCAAGCTGGGCCTGCCCGGGGTGATCAAGGGACTGGACATCGATACCAGCCACTTCAGCGGCAACTACCCGCCGGCGGCCTCGGTGGACGCCTGCCGTTCGGCCGGCGATCCGGATGAAGACAGCGAGTGGGTGGAAATCCTGCCGGCCACCTCCTTGGGCGCCAGCGCTCATCATTTCATCGCCATCGACGATGCGCGCGATTGGACCCATCTGCGTTTGAATATTTACCCGGACGGCGGCGTGGCGCGTTTCCGCGTCTACGGCCAGCCCGCCTGCGACTGGGCGCGACAGGACCCGGCCGCGCTGCATGAGGTGTCGGCGCTGGAAAAGGGCGGCCGCATCGTCGCCTATAACGACGCCCACTTCGGCGTGCCCTTCCGGCTGATCATGCCGGGGCGCGGCGTGAATATGGGCGACGGCTGGGAAACCCGTCGCCGCCGAGAGCCGGGCAACGACTGGTGCATCGTCGAGCTGGGACATGCGGCGCTGGTGGACAGCATCGAAGTCGACACCGCGCATTTCAAGGGCAATTACCCGGATCGGGTCTCGGTGCAGGCGGCTTACGTTCGTCAAGGCACCGATCAATCCATCGTGACCCAAGCCATGTTTTGGGAGCACTTGTTGCCGGAGCAGAAAACCGAGATGGACCGGCAGCATTTTTACGACAAGACCATGCTGCGCGATCTGGGCGCGGTCACCCATGTGCGGCTGAACATCTTCCCGGACGGCGGGGTCAGCCGGCTGCGGATTTGGGGACGGCTGGCGGATTAA
- a CDS encoding urate hydroxylase PuuD, whose product MENYLLELGNLLLRWLHVIAAIAWIGESIYFVMLDNSLSPPAPADARRGLHGEMFAVHGGGFYHNQKYLGQPPFPLDDKLHWSFWKSYATWLSGFGLFSLLYLLNPAFYLVNPASPWAWAAALSGGAAALIAVAFLLGGWLAYDQLCRRISPDMNRDGALSLAVALLMALAAYASSHIFQGRAAFLITGAVMATCMSANVLFWIIPGQRRMVRAIQAGDKPNPLDGLRGKQRSVHNTYFTLPVVFLMISNHYAFTFGSRHAWLIMVLFILSGALIRQYFVLRHSGRQRPLLPALGGLLLVGVAVLAAPPPPNTAPAAPQAAADAPEPAAAQTAADARLRQIHAIIQNRCLSCHSATPSQAGFVAPPAGLKFDDAQEILINAHRIKQAVASKYMPLANLTQMTQEERETLAKWGPAPGR is encoded by the coding sequence ATGGAAAACTACCTGCTGGAGCTGGGCAACCTGCTGCTGCGCTGGTTGCACGTGATCGCCGCCATCGCCTGGATAGGCGAATCGATTTACTTCGTCATGCTGGACAACAGCCTGTCGCCGCCCGCCCCCGCCGATGCCCGGCGCGGCCTGCACGGCGAGATGTTCGCCGTGCACGGCGGCGGCTTTTACCATAACCAGAAATACCTGGGCCAACCGCCCTTCCCGCTGGACGACAAACTGCACTGGTCATTCTGGAAATCCTACGCCACCTGGCTGTCCGGCTTTGGCCTGTTCTCCCTGCTCTACCTGCTCAATCCCGCCTTCTACCTGGTCAACCCCGCCAGCCCCTGGGCCTGGGCGGCGGCCTTGTCCGGCGGCGCGGCCGCCTTAATCGCCGTCGCCTTCCTCTTGGGCGGCTGGCTGGCCTACGATCAGCTCTGCCGCCGCATCAGCCCGGACATGAACCGCGACGGCGCGCTCAGCCTGGCCGTGGCGCTGCTGATGGCGCTGGCGGCCTACGCCAGCAGCCACATCTTCCAGGGCCGCGCCGCCTTCCTGATCACCGGCGCAGTCATGGCCACCTGCATGTCGGCCAATGTCCTGTTCTGGATCATCCCCGGCCAGCGCCGCATGGTGCGCGCCATCCAGGCCGGCGACAAACCCAATCCGCTGGATGGGCTGCGCGGCAAGCAGCGCTCGGTGCACAACACCTATTTCACGCTGCCGGTGGTGTTCCTGATGATCAGCAACCACTACGCCTTCACCTTCGGCAGCCGCCACGCCTGGCTGATCATGGTGCTGTTCATCCTGTCCGGCGCGCTGATCCGCCAATACTTCGTGCTGCGCCACTCCGGCCGCCAGCGGCCGCTGCTGCCGGCGCTGGGCGGCCTGCTGCTGGTCGGCGTGGCGGTATTGGCCGCGCCGCCCCCGCCCAATACCGCGCCCGCGGCGCCGCAAGCCGCGGCGGACGCCCCTGAACCGGCGGCGGCGCAAACGGCGGCCGACGCCCGTCTGCGACAGATTCACGCCATCATTCAAAACCGCTGCCTCTCCTGTCACTCGGCCACGCCCAGTCAGGCCGGTTTCGTGGCGCCGCCGGCCGGCCTGAAGTTTGACGATGCGCAGGAGATTCTCATCAACGCGCACCGAATCAAGCAGGCGGTGGCGTCCAAATACATGCCGCTGGCCAATTTGACCCAGATGACCCAGGAAGAGCGCGAGACTCTGGCGAAATGGGGGCCGGCGCCCGGCCGCTAA
- a CDS encoding LysE family translocator: MSSQILVMYLLSILVVIAVPGPLSLFMVATSAEHGLLRAWPAFAGGVLASLSLLLLSALGVGALILASPGLFSVLQTLGAGYLLWLGFKTWRGAGRAAAAQGSRKAAPAQWFSHAFLLGISNPKDIAFFVALLPQFINAQAPLAPQLGWMAAGWVAIDLSCKTAYGLLAELFFQRLAVLRLVFLKVSALFFLVLGLALIWGRLAA, encoded by the coding sequence ATGTCCAGCCAGATTCTTGTCATGTACTTGTTGTCCATCCTGGTGGTGATCGCCGTGCCCGGCCCCCTGTCGCTGTTCATGGTCGCCACCAGCGCCGAGCATGGCCTGTTGCGCGCCTGGCCGGCGTTTGCCGGCGGCGTGCTGGCGTCTTTGTCGCTGCTGCTTTTGTCCGCCTTGGGCGTGGGCGCGCTGATCCTGGCCTCTCCCGGTCTGTTCTCCGTCCTGCAGACGCTGGGGGCCGGCTATCTGCTGTGGCTGGGTTTCAAGACCTGGCGCGGCGCCGGCCGGGCCGCGGCGGCTCAGGGCAGCCGAAAGGCGGCGCCGGCGCAATGGTTTTCCCATGCTTTTCTGCTGGGCATCAGCAATCCCAAGGACATCGCTTTTTTCGTGGCGCTGCTGCCGCAGTTCATCAACGCCCAAGCGCCGCTGGCGCCGCAACTGGGCTGGATGGCGGCCGGCTGGGTGGCGATCGATTTATCGTGCAAGACCGCGTACGGCCTGTTGGCGGAGCTGTTCTTCCAGCGTCTGGCGGTGCTGCGGCTCGTCTTCCTCAAGGTTTCGGCCTTGTTTTTTCTCGTCTTGGGGCTGGCGCTGATTTGGGGCCGGCTGGCGGCATGA
- the holA gene encoding DNA polymerase III subunit delta, producing the protein MPSLSPDALIAALGKGLAPLYLIHGEEALLALEAADALRQAAREQGYQEREVLTVEAGFDWSQLRDAMSSVSLFAERKLLEIRIPNGKPGTEGAEALQQLAAQPPQDTVTLITLPKLERAQQQSKWFQALEKLAVTAEARLVGRAELPGWITRRLKAQGQVLGGEALAFFVDRVEGNLLAARQEVDKLALLYPAGELTLEQLRAAVANVARFDVFHLSESWLAGDVPRVLRMLDGLMAEGEAPVLVLWSLTEDVRMLLRLRQGLKDGRNARDMARELRLWGDKQRLAEPALRRIGPRKLMTALDECARIDRQIKGVEVGDPWQTMRGLAGLLAA; encoded by the coding sequence ATGCCCAGCCTAAGCCCTGACGCGCTGATCGCGGCGCTGGGCAAGGGCCTGGCGCCGCTTTACCTGATCCACGGCGAGGAAGCGCTGCTGGCGCTGGAAGCCGCCGACGCGCTGCGCCAGGCGGCGCGCGAGCAAGGCTATCAGGAGCGAGAAGTGCTGACGGTGGAGGCCGGTTTCGATTGGTCGCAATTGCGCGACGCGATGAGCAGCGTCTCGCTGTTCGCCGAGCGCAAGCTGCTGGAAATCCGCATTCCCAACGGCAAACCCGGCACCGAAGGCGCGGAAGCGCTGCAACAGCTGGCGGCGCAGCCGCCGCAGGACACGGTGACCTTGATCACCCTGCCCAAGCTGGAGCGCGCGCAGCAGCAGTCCAAATGGTTCCAGGCGCTGGAAAAGCTGGCGGTGACGGCGGAGGCCCGCCTGGTGGGGCGCGCCGAGCTGCCCGGCTGGATCACGCGCCGGCTCAAGGCCCAGGGCCAGGTGCTGGGCGGCGAGGCGCTGGCTTTCTTCGTTGATCGCGTGGAGGGCAATCTGCTGGCCGCGCGCCAGGAAGTGGACAAGCTGGCCTTGCTGTATCCGGCCGGCGAACTGACGCTGGAGCAATTGCGCGCCGCGGTGGCCAATGTGGCCCGCTTCGACGTGTTCCATCTGTCCGAATCCTGGCTGGCCGGCGACGTGCCGCGGGTGCTGCGCATGCTGGACGGCCTGATGGCCGAAGGCGAGGCGCCGGTGCTGGTGTTGTGGTCGCTGACCGAAGACGTGCGCATGTTGCTGCGTCTGCGCCAGGGCCTGAAGGATGGGCGCAACGCGCGCGACATGGCGCGCGAACTGCGTTTGTGGGGCGACAAGCAGCGTCTGGCCGAACCGGCCTTGCGCCGCATCGGCCCGCGCAAGCTGATGACCGCGCTGGACGAATGCGCGCGCATAGACCGTCAGATCAAGGGCGTGGAAGTCGGCGACCCCTGGCAGACCATGCGCGGGCTGGCGGGCCTGCTGGCCGCTTGA
- the uraH gene encoding hydroxyisourate hydrolase, whose amino-acid sequence MGKLTTHVLDTMHGKPAAGVRCQLYRLDGEQRLLLAEATTNSDGRCERPLLEGEQLRAGVYELLFHAGDYFAAQGVKLPEPRFLDQVLLRFGVAKADENFHVPLVLTPWSYSTYRGS is encoded by the coding sequence GTGGGCAAATTGACCACCCATGTGCTGGACACCATGCACGGCAAGCCGGCGGCGGGCGTGCGCTGCCAGTTGTACCGGCTGGACGGAGAACAAAGGCTGTTGCTGGCCGAGGCGACAACCAACAGCGACGGCCGCTGCGAACGGCCGCTGCTGGAAGGCGAGCAACTGCGCGCCGGCGTGTACGAACTGCTGTTCCATGCCGGCGATTACTTCGCCGCCCAAGGCGTGAAGCTGCCGGAACCGCGCTTTCTAGATCAGGTGCTGCTGCGCTTCGGCGTCGCCAAGGCGGACGAAAACTTCCATGTGCCGCTGGTCCTGACGCCGTGGAGCTACTCCACCTACCGCGGCAGTTGA
- a CDS encoding YidB family protein, translating to MALFDTLSGLLSGGAEGGAGEALQSLLQQQGGLSGLLEQFQQGGLGELVSSWVGQGGNLPVSAEQIQQVLGGDQLAGIAEKVGLDQGQVSQLVAEHLPGLVDKLTPNGQLPQGDDLLSQGADLLKGLFR from the coding sequence ATGGCTTTATTCGATACCTTGAGCGGTTTGCTGTCCGGCGGCGCGGAAGGCGGCGCCGGCGAAGCCCTGCAAAGCTTGTTGCAACAACAAGGCGGCTTGTCCGGACTGCTGGAACAGTTTCAGCAAGGCGGTCTGGGCGAGCTGGTGTCGTCCTGGGTGGGGCAGGGCGGGAATCTGCCGGTGTCCGCCGAGCAGATCCAGCAAGTATTGGGCGGCGATCAACTCGCCGGCATCGCGGAAAAAGTGGGCCTGGACCAGGGGCAAGTGTCGCAACTGGTGGCCGAACATCTGCCCGGCCTGGTGGACAAGCTGACCCCCAACGGCCAGCTGCCGCAGGGCGATGATTTGCTGTCCCAGGGCGCGGATCTGCTCAAAGGCTTATTCCGCTGA